The genomic region ATAACTCCAGGAGTATTAGGTCCGATTACAACAGTTCCGTTTTCTTTTGCAAATTCAACAATTTCCATTGAATCATGTATAGGGATGTGTTCTGTGATAATAATAACAAGATCTAATTCACTAATTGCTTCAAAAGCAGCATCTTTTACAAATGGTGCTGGTATAAATAAGATACTTGCATTTACTTCTGGATGGTATCTTTTTACTTCTTCAATTGTGTTGTATACAGGAATTCCACATACTTCTTGACCAGCTTTTCCTGGGCTTGTTCCTGCTACAATATTTGTATTGTATTCCAACATTTTTTCTGTATGAAATCTACCTTGTTTTCCAGTTATTCCTTGGACAACAATAGATGTGTCCTCATCTAATAATATCACTGTTTTATCTCCAATATATATTTATTTTTCATAAGTAATTATTTATTCTTAAAAATAATCTTTCTATCAAATAATTATATTTTTGTTTATGACTAGTATTAAATTTATGCTTTTTATGTGATGTTTTTTAATATAAAAACTAAATATCATTCATAAGTTAATTTAATGTTTTTTAAATTTATATTAAAAAAAACTTATTAGTGAATATTATTAAAATTAAAATACTGGTTTTTTATAATATTTGCATTCTATGATTAAATATATCTGAAAGATCTATAACATTACCATTAAGAAGAGCAGTAACTGTAAATATTACACTTCCTGGTATTACCTTTGCAGGGGTATGATGATTTGTAAGATATGTATTTTTATATCCAAGTATTGCTCCCATCATTGCACCTGCAACAACACCAACCTGGTGAACATCCTCTACTGCTACAACAACTACAGGATCATCTGTCTGTGATGATACATATCCAACACCTGGAATTTCCTTAATTTTACCATCAATAACACTCATAGCACTATCTCCAACAGATCTTATTCCACATGCTGCATCAAGTGCTTGTTTTGCCACATCATCAACGAATGATTCACCACAATAGGTGTCAAATGCAACAATTACAGCATCAGGTAGGTATGCATCATTAATATCAATTGATGTATATGAAATTCCTTCACCTGCATCTTGTGGTGTTTTTCCAACTCCATTTAGATCTTCAAATCCTAGTGCACAATCACAAAGCAGGTGATATATTGCATAGTTTACATCTTCAAGTTTTGTGTCATCTTCAATTACAGCTGTAATTACAACATCATCACCTGTAATATTTGTTAATCTTGCAAATTTTGCTCCCATCTTCTCAATTTTATATAAGCTATCTTTTATTGATTTTATTAATTCATCACTACATGAAACATCATTATCTGAGATGTCCACACCAAAACATACCATTTTCATTGTAATTATGTCTCCCTTTATTTTTTGTTAATATTTTTTTGAAATTTTTCTTTCTGTTGTATAATATTTATTTTAAATTATTCTATTTATTTTAAATTATAAATAACTAAATTCATTTTATGTAAATTAAAAAAATTATAAAAGAAAATATAGAAATATAATATTAAAGCTTAAATAATAAAATTTAAAGGAAGTATGATTATAATTAAAACTGGAGTATGTGGATCAATAGTTCAAAAAACAAAAGATGATATTATAAACACAATAAAAACAGCAAATCTTGATGTGCTGGAATATTTGGAACTTAGAGTTGATGTAATAGATGATGTAACATCACAACTTGTAGGTGAAATTATAGAAGAAGTCCGTGATATTACAGATAAAAAGATCATCCTAACAAATAGGACAAAACTTGAAGGTGGACATTATAGTGGATCTGAAGATGAACGTATCAAAATTCTTGCAGATAATGCACATCTTGTTGAATATACTGATGTTGAACTTTCAACAAGTGATGAATTAATTAAAAAAGTTGTAAATTCTGCAAATAAGACAATTATATCCTATCATAACTTCAAAGAAACACCATCAATTGAATTTCTAGAAGATATAATAAATAAGGCATACATGTTTGGTGATGTAGCTAAAGTTGCACTTAAACCTAACTGTATGGATGATACATACACAATTGTCAAGTTGCTTATGAGATATGATGACTTTATTGGAATTTCCATGGATAGCATGGGTGCATATACAAGAATTATAGGACCTGTTATGGGAGCACCAGTTACATATGCTGCAATTGATTCAAAATCAGCACCAGGACAACTAACAATAAATGAAACATCAACTATGATTAAAAAACTAAGAGGAATTTAAGTAGTATGAATGATGATGAAAGAAAAATTATCAAATCATTAAATAAGATAGGTGTTGATGTACGATATATTAGCTTATATGAAAATAATATATACATTAATAATCTTAAGTTTTCAAAGTTTTCAAAAAAAAAAGAGGAACAATTCCATGAATTATACCCAGAAATTAATGTAATACGATCAACACTACTTCAGAAGATCTGCATTAAAGTATCAAGAACACTAAAAAATCAGATAAAACCACGTGATATAATATATGTAAAAGATTCTGATGCACCAGAGGACATTCTTCTTAGAATTGTTCTTGAACCATATAGACGAAAATATGGAATAAAAATTACACACACAAAAACATGTGATGTAATAGTTGCAAAAAGCACATACTTAAATCAATTTATAGATGAATACTTTAATTTAATGACAAGTGCAAATAAAATAGAAGATAATCGTGTTGAAAATGAAATATATCCACTAGAAGATATAGACTATACATGGATAATTGACTGGATAAATTCAACACAACTAAAATATACAAAAAATAACTACCAACCAAAAGATGAAATAATAAAATTAAATGAATTTATAGATGAACACATACCAAACTACAAACAATCAATAAAACAATCAGTAAAATACCTAAATAGGAAGGAATGATGATATAATGGCAGCAAATACAACAGGAGAAATATTTAAAGTAACAACATTTGGACTAAGTCATGGAGTAGCACTAGGTGCAATAGTAGATGGATGTCCAGCAGGATTAGAACTATCACCTCAAGATATACAAGATGAACTAGATAAAAGACGACCAGGAACAAGTAAAATTACAACAGCACGAAATGAAAAAGATCAAGTAGAAATACTATCAGGAATCTTTGAAGGAAAAACAGATGGAACACCAATTGCAGCAATAGTAAGAAATAAAGATCAAAGAAGTAAAAACTATGACAATCTCCGTGACAATCCAAGAGCAGGACATGGAGATCTATGCTGGAATCAGAAATTTGGAAATTACAACTACAATGGTGGAGGACGTGGAAGTGGAAGAATAACAATAGGACACACCATTGGAGGAGCAGTAAGTAAAAAACTACTAGCAAACTATGGAATTACAACCACAGCACATGTAACCCAAATACATAACATAAAAAATACAAACAAATACACACTCAATGAAATAAAAGCAAACATTACAAAAAACAATGTACGCTGTGCAGACCTTGAGGTTGCAAAACAAATGGAAGATGAAATACTAAAACTAAAACAAGAAGGAAACAGTACAGGTGGAATTGTAGAAATAATAATAGATGGACTACCACTAGGACTTGGACAGCCAGTATTTGATAAAATAGATGGAGATCTTGCAAAAGCATTAATGAATATAGGAGCAGTAAAAGGTGTAGAAATAGGTGTAGGATTTGAATGTGCAACACTTACAGGACGACAAATGAACGATGAAATCTACCTTGATGGTGACATGATAAAAACACGTACCAACAATGCAGGAGGAGTACTTGGTGGAATGACAACAGGCATGCCACTAATTCTAAAAATTGCAGTAAAACCAACACCATCAGTAAGTGGAATACAAAACACAGTAAATCTAAAAGATATGCAGCCAACACAGATAGAAATAGAAGGACGACACGACCCATGTATCTGTCCAAGAGTAACAACAGTAGCAGAAGCAGCATGTAACATGACAATAGCAGATCACATGATACGTGCAGGATTCATACACCCTGATAAAATATAAATATAAAATTTTTAATATAAAAAAAAGAGTAGGTAAATATGATTAAATCTTAAATTAAACTAATTTAATCATATAATTATTATTTTTTTAGGCTAGTTTTCCTACTTAACTAGTTCTAGTTTTCCAGATTCTTCTTTAATAACACCTTGAGATATAAGATCATCCACTACCATATTAAGTTTATCTTTTACATTAGAACGCAGTGCTTTAAATCCCAGATATGTAGAAGCTGTTTTTATGAGATCATCACGAGGTGATGAAAATTCTAGTTTTAATGAATATATTATTGAATTTTCAAGCTCTCTAGGATAAATACGTTCAATTTTTGGAGACTTTCGTCTTCTAACTTTCATATCATCAAAAGTTGAATCAGGTAACATATAAAAGTCTCCTTCTTTTTTAATTGAAGCTTTTTTAACACAACTTTTTATGTATTTATCAATTTCACTTTTAAATTTCTTAGTAGCTCGTCTATCCATCATTACTTTCATAACATCGTAAATGTCATCTACACATATAGGTTCTTCAATTTTAACTAATTCTACAATATTATCTGAAGGATTACTTGGATATGCATATTCATCAAATTCATATGTTTCATAATCTTTGAAATATTTACCTAATTCTTCCTGTTTTTTATCCTCAATTGTCTTGGTAATTATCTTTGCTTTAGGCTCTGGTTTACTGATAAGATTATCTTCATGTTCTCTGGCTATTTTTTCATTATCTTTATTTTTCATAGCCTCTTCAACTGCATAGAGTAATCTTTTCTTTGCCTTTTGATTGATATGATACCAGTCTGTAGACCATATTCTATGGAACTTCCAACCAAGACCTTCTAGGACTTCTTGTCTGAGTCTATCTCTGTCTCTTGCAAGTTGTGATGAATGATATGTTGCACCATCACATTCAATTGCCAGAACATATCTGTTTGCATCATCTTTATCTACAATTGCAAGGTCTATCTTATATCCTGCACATCCTACTTGTTTTTCAACAACATAACCTTCATCAGTTAAGAAGTTATATACAGATTCTTCAAATGGTGAGTCAAAATCTCCTCCTGTATGATAGTTTTCTGGGAATTCACCATTTTCTGCATAATAAAGGAATGTTTTAAGTGCTTCAACACCTCTTGGTGTTGATTGTGTTGTATGCATTTCAGATGATTTGAAGTTACTAAATACAACACATTGTCTTTTAGCTCTTGTAATTAATACATTTAATCTTCTCTCTCCACCTTCCTTATTAAGTGGTCCAAAGCTTAATGAAAGTTTATTGTTTTGATCACGACCATATCCAAGACTTATCAGGATTATGTCTCTTTCATCCCCTTGTATGTTTTCAAGATTTTTTACAAAGAATCCTTCCTCACCATCTTCATTGAAGAATTGTTCAAATTCAGGATTATCTTTTAATTTCTCCTCAATTATGTCCATTATTGTATTTCTTTGTTTAAGATTGAATGTTCCAATACCTAAACTTCTACTATTTCCCCATTTTCTAAAGCAATCAAATGCATATTCAACTACATTTTCTGCTTCTTTAATGTTGTTAGAACCATCTCCTCGTGCATAGACTGTATTTGGATCATACTTAAATTTAAGACCTAGGTCATCTGATTTTTTGGTAGGTGATGGGAAGACGTACAAGTCATTGTTATAGAATTCCTGGTTTGATACAGAAATTAATGATTCATGACGACTTCGATAGTGCCATCTTAGCATTCTAGTTTTAAATGAATTTTTACACAGATGAAGAATACTTTCTATGTTATCTGCAAAACCTTCATCTTCTTCATCATCATCAATATCTAATTCTTTTTCAAAGAATGTTGTAGGTGGAAGCTGTTTTGTATCTCCCATAACAACATACCTGTTTCCTCGCATCATTGCCCCTATTGAATCTTCAATTTTTACTTGACTTGCTTCATCAAAAATAACATAGTCAAAGTATGATTCATATACATTTGGATCAAGGTATTGTGCAATTGATAATGGTGACATCATAAAGCATGGTTTTATTGATGATATAATATCACTTGTTTCACTTAAAATCTTCCTAATAGGCTTAATTTTACGTTTTTTAGTCATCTCATGCATTAAGATTCCAAGAGCAGTATTGTTTCCTGTGGAAATCGCAATGTTTGGTCTATTATTTCCTAGAACTTCACGAACACGATACTTGTTTGATTCAATAATAGCTTTATCTAATTTCTTAAATTCAGCTAATTTCTCCTCATGTAATTTAGAATTAAATTCATCAAGTACTGGTTCATTAGAAAATATGTCAAATAATGCAATGTTGACAAAGTTATAATAGAAAAGACTATCAATTAATTCAGGTTTAACTTTATCTTGCTTGATGTATTTGATTAAATCTTTTGTATATTCATCTGAGTATTCATTGCAGTATTTTGCAAATAATCTATAATCTGTGAGACCTTCAATATTTTCAAGTAATATGTCAATAGTATTTTTCATAGATGAAACATCAGTTGTGTCAATATTATCTATTTTAAGTTCATCTTTGAAGTGTAATTTATCATCAATTTGTCTATATTGTTTTATAATTTCCTCTTTAAGTGAAGATAGCTCATCTAGGTAGGAATTTAATGTGTCAAATTGGTTAGATTCTATGAATTTAACTGTTATATCATTGAAATATTTTGAATCATAAAGCTTTCTAAATTCATTAATATCTATTAATTTCTTATTAAGCACGTTAATATCTGAATTATATGATTTCCATGAATCTCCAAAGTAGTATTTTCCAATATCGTCAAAGGATTCTATAGCTTCAAGTAACTCTTTTAATTTGATAAGTGTGTTAATTTTATCATTTAATGCATTACTTTGAATTGTAACATGGTATGATGATAGTTTTGATTTAATATTATCAAGCTCTGATGCCCATGATATTAATTTTTCAGATTCTATCCTGATTTTATCATCATTATCTGTTTCAGATTTTGAATATGCAAGAATTGTATTTCTCAGTTTTGTTAAGTCATTATTTGCTGCAATTAATTTTTCAAAATCTGCCTCTATTTGATCATCACTAACATCAAAGTTATAATAGCTTTTAAAGTTATTTCTAATTCTTTTAAATTCTCCACTAAAAATTCTTTTAATGAATGAACTTCTTTTTGTTTTAAATTCATAGAATTCTGCTTCAAGATTAGGATTCTTAAGTGCATCTTCCAGGTTTGACTCTTCAATAATATTCTTATTTGTTTTAAATGCTTCATTAATGGATTTAAAGTCCTCTTTATCCATAATGTCCATGTTAATATTTAAATTATTAATATTTTCAAGTAATGTGTCAATTTCATTTTTTAAGCTATTTAAATCTAAATTTAAAACATCAATATTTATATTTCCAATCTTATTTTGGAAATTTTCTATATTTCGAATAATTCCCTCCAGGTAATCTTCATCTTTTAGAAGTTTTAAATCTGGCTTAAGTACTTTTGAATTATTTAGCAATAGATCAATATTTAAGGTATTTAGTTTATCAGTACCAATTAATTCACAAATAGAATCATTACATTTATCAAATTTTTCTAAGCTAGTTGACATGTCATGTAATTGATCTTCTAGTTGTTTAACTTCTGGTGATGATAAATTTTCAGGAGAGGTATTTCGCCATAAATTTCCATTTACTGGTGAAACTATATCATAATATCCCTTAATTTCATTTAATTTTATGATAATTTCACCACGTTTTTCTGTGTCAAGTTGGGATACATCATCAATGTCTAATTTAATAATTTCCTGGTTATTATCTGTTAATTTCTGTGTTTGATATTCATACATACCAATTAATCTAAATGGAGTTAACTGGGTAGATGCATAAGGTGTATGTAGTACTTCTACATATTCATCAAGTTGTGCTTTAACATCATCAAGTTTTCTGAAATCATTTTCATCTGAAAGTTTAACAGAATCAATATTTAAAGTTCGCTCAAGTTCATTAAGAAACTCTTTTTTATTAGAATTTTTTCCATGAAGCTCTAGGCATCCTTCACCCAAGCCTACACTATCAAGTCTTGATTTTACAACATCAAGTGCAGCTTTCTTTTCACTTACAAAGAGAATCCTCTTTCCTGTTGCCATTAATTCTGCAATTAAGTTAACAATAGTTTGTGATTTACCAGTTCCAGGAGGTCCTTCTACAACGAGATTTTTACCATTTTTAGCTTCTTCTAAAACAGCAAGTTGTGATGAATCTGCATCCATAACATTAAATATTTCAGTAGAGTTAAGTGAATTTAAGTCAAGCACATCATCAGATCCATATTCACTACTATCTGGATTAAATAATGATTTTATTGCATTATCTTTGATACCATTCCAATTTGATAAATCAAGATCTTTAAACATTACAAATTTTTTGAAATTGAAACTGGATAGGAAGATGTCATTTGTTATTTTCCAGCCATCTTTTTGGCTTATTAGTGACTCTATTTCTTTGAAGTAATTAATCAGGTCATCTTGTGAATCAAATTCTTCAAAATCAGGAATTTCAACACCCTGTTCTTTAAGTTTATAAATTAATGATAAATTAGAGCGTACCTCATCACCATTCCATCTAACAGTGAAAGGTTGTGAAATAGATGATCTTTCAATAGACATAGGTACTAAAACTAGTGGTGCTTTATGAATACCTTCACTATGATCAATTTCTTTCCATTCAAGAAAACCTAATGCTAGAAAGAAGTCATTATATCCTTGTTCTTCATAGGTAGTTTTATTGTCACGATAAAGTTGAGTTAATCTCTTTTGAAGTTCATCAGATTCATGTTTAGTTTGAAGAAACCTGTCAAGATATGTATCTTTTAATTTACTATTTGAATCCCATGTATTATTCTCAGATAATATATCCTCATCAAGATCTTCATTTGAAAGAAACTTCATCTTTTCTTCATCTATGACAAGAATTTTATATAGTGAAGCTATATCTTCATCAACAATTTCAATACATTTTCTACGAGATCTGAAATTTAATAAATTATTTCTTAAACTCATATCTAGAAGATTATCTCTTAATCCTTCAATAGTCTCTTCAAAATCCCAACTTTCACAACTCATTTTCTAATTTTCCCCATAATATTTAAAATAATATCCCTATTTTATCATCATTTTCATAACTTAAAAAAATTGTTATAATATGAATTTATATTTATGTTTAATTGGATATAATTTTTATTATAACATAAATTTTATTTTATTTTAAAGTATAATGGCTAATATCTTCTAGAATTTGATAAATACGTGAATAATACTATTATTTTAATAATTAATTAGATATTTTAACATCTTTTTTTTCATAGTTTTTGAGTTTAGAGATAATTATAATCCATGTAAAATAAGTTCATAAATAAAAGATTTCTAAAAAAAATAAAAAAAAGGTGGGGGGTTAGAGGGGGAACTAATCTTTAACTATTAATTCCTTTTTTTGAATTTACAATTAATGGAATTGTAAATCTTTTTTCATTATAGAAACTATTAGCACCACATATAATGCTGAGTTTATGTGCTCCTATAGTAAGTGATTTAAATGAAATTTTTAATTTTCCATCATACATTGTATCTTCAATTATAGTTTTACCATCAACTTTAACAGCTATTTTTGTATTACCAATAAGTTTCATATCATATTCATCATATACCATTGCTCTGATTGTGGTATTTTGTTCTGGTTTTACTGTAATTGATGTAATATTAATGTTTGAAACATTAGTTTTTTCAACTGTGAATGTAGAAGTTTCTTCACCTCTATTATAACCTTTATTTGAATATACAAATGTTATATTATAATTGCGTGCTGACATACTATTTGGTAGTTGATATATTCCCATAACAATACCATCTACAACTTTATATTTAATAGTATTTCCATCTTCATCTCTAATTGTTTGACCATTAATTTTAACAATTACAGATCCATTTTTTACAAGGTTACCATCATCATCACGAACAACTGCACTTATTGGAAGTTTTCCATGAGTATGTGTATTTTGTGTGTTTATTTTTATGTTAACATTACGGTTAATAACTGTGAGATTTGCTTTAATATCTTCTGCATAGTAGATACCATTTTCTCCATATACAACATCTATTGTATAGTTTTTAGCTGATAATCCTGATAAGTCAAGTGTAATATTTAACTTTCCATCTTGAATAACTGTTTTTGTAAATGTTTTACCATTGATTTTTATTGTTACTGTTGTATTTGTAATTAAAGTTCTTCCAAATTGATCTTTCACTGTCATATTAATTGTAGCATTTGAATATGTTTTAATTTCAATATTATCCATTGTCACATTTTCAAGGGCATACTTGGTAATTGTTAGTTTTGATGTATTATTTGCATCGTTATAGTATGGATTTTTATAGTATGCAACAACATCATATTTTCCTCCACCAATACTTAATGGAAGTATATATTCAAGATTTGCAACACCATTTGTAACATTTACTGTTACTGTTTTTGCTTGTTCATCTTTTAATGTTTTACCATTAATTTTAAAAATTACAAATCCTTCATTTAATTTATTACCATCAGTGTCAACAACTGTTGTGTTAATTAGTAATTTCTCTGTTAAATGAGGTGAATTTATATCTTTAATTTTAATAATTGCATCACGGTTAATAACTGTGAGATTTGATGTTAATATTTTCTCAGCATATAAACCATTTTCTTTAACTTTAATTGTTATTGTGTAGTTTCCCTGGTAGAGAGTGTCTGTTTTAAGTGTAAAGTTAACTTTTCCATCAACTATAATATCTTCAAGTACAACTTTTCCATCAACATATACTTCAATATCTGATTTACCACTAAGTGGCTGTCCATTTATATCTGTAAGTGTAATGTTTTCAATTGTTGTATTTTGTTGTGTTTTAATTATAGTATCTGGTATTACTACATCTGATATAGTACTACGTGTAATGGAAGTTGTAGCATTAGCTGTTGAATTAGAGTAGTATTTATCTGTAAATATTACATCTACTGTGTAGTTTCCTGCTGTAATTTCACTAGGAAGTGTATATGTCATATTTGCACTACCATTTACTACATCTACTGTTGCAATTGTTCTACCATCAAGTTTGAATATTACAACTCCTTGATTTATAATTTTACCTTCAGTATCAATTACTGTTGTATTAATTGATAAATTACCAAGTGTTGTAGGATTATTTATTTTATCTATTGTTATTTTTGCATCTCTGTCTTCTATTGTTACTTTTGTTGTTATTGTTTTTGCATTGTAGAGTCCATTTTCTTTAATATTAATTGTAACTATATGTTCACCTTCAAGTAGTTCATCCATTACAACGTTTGTATTAAGTACTCCGTCTGTTATTGTTATGTTTTTCTGTGATAAGCCATCAACAAGTATTTCAACACTACTTTCACCTACAATTGAGCGCATAAATTCATCATTTAGTATTGTGTCAATTGTTATGTTTTGTTGTGTTTTAATTGTAATTTCAGGTATTACTACATCTGCAATGTCACATCTTAGAACATCTACATCTTTTGTATTTACAGCATCATTATAGTATTGATCTTTAAATTCAACTTCTATGTTATGTTTTGCTGCAACTATATCATGTGGTAGTGTGTATGTTAAGTTTGCACTTTCATCTACTACATTTATGGTTCCTATTACATTGCCGTCAAGTTTGAATGTTGCAACTCCACGATTTATAATGCTTCCATCTGCATCAATAATTTTTGTATTTATTGTTAGATTACGCATTGTTTTTGGTGTGTTTGTGTTAATTTCAACTGTTGCATTACGATTTATAACATCTACTTTTGTTGTTAATTCTTTGGTGTTGTAGAGTCCATTTTCTTTAACTTTTACTGTAACTGTATATTCACCTTTAAGGCGTTCATCCATCTTAAATGTTGTATTAAGTACACCATTATTTATTGTTAGTGTTTTAATTGACTCTCCATTTACTAGTATTTCAACTTCTGATTGTCCTACTAGCTGTTTTCCTGTTGTATCTTTAAGTATAATGTCTATTGTTGCATTTGTTTGTGTTTTTATTTGTTGTGTTGGTATTGTAAAGTCTGCAATTGTGCTTCTTGAAACATTTATGATTCCACTGTTTTCTGCATTATTGTAGTATGGATCGCTAAATTCTACATCTACATCATAGCTACCTACTGTTATATCTGCAGGAAGTGTGTATGTTAAGCCTGCTTTTCCATCTACTACATTTGCTGTACCTATTATTTTACCATCTAGTTTAAATGTTACAACTCCACGTTTTGTGATGTTTCCATCTGCATCTACTACTGTTGTGTTAATTATTAAGTTACCAAGTGTTGTTAGATTGTTCATCTGTGTTATTGTTAGTGTTGCATCACGATTTTCTATGTTTACTGTTGTTGTGATTGTTTTAGCATTGTAGAGTCCATTTTCTTTTATATTAATTGTAACTGTGTATGTTCCCTGTAGTAGTTTATCTGTTGGTATATCTACTTTTAATGCTCCACCTGTTATTGTGAAGTTTTTATATGATGTTCCATTAATTAGTATTTCAACACTGGATTCATCTACAAGTTGACGTGCAAATTCATCATTTAATGTAATGTCAACTGGTATTGTATTTAATGTTTTCATTGTTACATCAGGTATTACTACATCATTAATATCTGATTTTATAACATTTGTTTCACTTTCTGTTGTGTTAGTATTATAGTATTTATCATTAAATTCTGCAACTACTCTGTGTGCTCCAGCAAATATATCATGAGGTAGCATATATGTAAGATTTGCAGTTCCATTTACTACATCAGCTGTTCCTATTACAATTCCATCAAGTTTAAATGTTACAACTCCTTGATCTACAATGTCACCTCTTATATCAATAACTGTTGTATTAATTATGAGATCACGCATTGTTTTAGGATCATTTATCTCAACAATTGTTACAATACCATTACGGTTAATTATGTTAACTTTTGCTGTAAATGTTTTGCCGTTGTAGAGTCCATTTTCTTTTAATTTAATTGTAATTGTATATTGACCTTTTAGTAGTTCATCCATTGTCACATTTGTCTTAAGTACACCATCTGTTATTGTAAGATTTTTATATGATTTTCCATCAAGTAGTATTTCTACATCTGTTTGTTCAACAAGTTGTGCTCCTGTTGAATCATTTAACATGAAATCTATTGTTATGTTGTTTTGTGTTTCTATTGTTTGTGTTGGTATTGTTAAGTTTTGAATATCTGATTTTCTGATATTTACAACTTTTGATGTCATATTAGAATTATAGTTATCATCAGCTGAGTATTCAACTGTAATGTTATAATCTTTTGATATAATATCATGGGGTAGCATATATGTTAGATTTGCAGTACCATTTACTACATCTACTGTTCCAATTATGTTACCATCAAGTTTAAATACAACACGTCCTTCACTTGCTGGTTGTTTTTCACTATCTGTTATTTTTGTATTAACTTCTAGATTTCTTAGT from Methanosphaera sp. harbors:
- a CDS encoding DUF4011 domain-containing protein, producing MSCESWDFEETIEGLRDNLLDMSLRNNLLNFRSRRKCIEIVDEDIASLYKILVIDEEKMKFLSNEDLDEDILSENNTWDSNSKLKDTYLDRFLQTKHESDELQKRLTQLYRDNKTTYEEQGYNDFFLALGFLEWKEIDHSEGIHKAPLVLVPMSIERSSISQPFTVRWNGDEVRSNLSLIYKLKEQGVEIPDFEEFDSQDDLINYFKEIESLISQKDGWKITNDIFLSSFNFKKFVMFKDLDLSNWNGIKDNAIKSLFNPDSSEYGSDDVLDLNSLNSTEIFNVMDADSSQLAVLEEAKNGKNLVVEGPPGTGKSQTIVNLIAELMATGKRILFVSEKKAALDVVKSRLDSVGLGEGCLELHGKNSNKKEFLNELERTLNIDSVKLSDENDFRKLDDVKAQLDEYVEVLHTPYASTQLTPFRLIGMYEYQTQKLTDNNQEIIKLDIDDVSQLDTEKRGEIIIKLNEIKGYYDIVSPVNGNLWRNTSPENLSSPEVKQLEDQLHDMSTSLEKFDKCNDSICELIGTDKLNTLNIDLLLNNSKVLKPDLKLLKDEDYLEGIIRNIENFQNKIGNINIDVLNLDLNSLKNEIDTLLENINNLNINMDIMDKEDFKSINEAFKTNKNIIEESNLEDALKNPNLEAEFYEFKTKRSSFIKRIFSGEFKRIRNNFKSYYNFDVSDDQIEADFEKLIAANNDLTKLRNTILAYSKSETDNDDKIRIESEKLISWASELDNIKSKLSSYHVTIQSNALNDKINTLIKLKELLEAIESFDDIGKYYFGDSWKSYNSDINVLNKKLIDINEFRKLYDSKYFNDITVKFIESNQFDTLNSYLDELSSLKEEIIKQYRQIDDKLHFKDELKIDNIDTTDVSSMKNTIDILLENIEGLTDYRLFAKYCNEYSDEYTKDLIKYIKQDKVKPELIDSLFYYNFVNIALFDIFSNEPVLDEFNSKLHEEKLAEFKKLDKAIIESNKYRVREVLGNNRPNIAISTGNNTALGILMHEMTKKRKIKPIRKILSETSDIISSIKPCFMMSPLSIAQYLDPNVYESYFDYVIFDEASQVKIEDSIGAMMRGNRYVVMGDTKQLPPTTFFEKELDIDDDEEDEGFADNIESILHLCKNSFKTRMLRWHYRSRHESLISVSNQEFYNNDLYVFPSPTKKSDDLGLKFKYDPNTVYARGDGSNNIKEAENVVEYAFDCFRKWGNSRSLGIGTFNLKQRNTIMDIIEEKLKDNPEFEQFFNEDGEEGFFVKNLENIQGDERDIILISLGYGRDQNNKLSLSFGPLNKEGGERRLNVLITRAKRQCVVFSNFKSSEMHTTQSTPRGVEALKTFLYYAENGEFPENYHTGGDFDSPFEESVYNFLTDEGYVVEKQVGCAGYKIDLAIVDKDDANRYVLAIECDGATYHSSQLARDRDRLRQEVLEGLGWKFHRIWSTDWYHINQKAKKRLLYAVEEAMKNKDNEKIAREHEDNLISKPEPKAKIITKTIEDKKQEELGKYFKDYETYEFDEYAYPSNPSDNIVELVKIEEPICVDDIYDVMKVMMDRRATKKFKSEIDKYIKSCVKKASIKKEGDFYMLPDSTFDDMKVRRRKSPKIERIYPRELENSIIYSLKLEFSSPRDDLIKTASTYLGFKALRSNVKDKLNMVVDDLISQGVIKEESGKLELVK
- the aroD gene encoding type I 3-dehydroquinate dehydratase is translated as MIIIKTGVCGSIVQKTKDDIINTIKTANLDVLEYLELRVDVIDDVTSQLVGEIIEEVRDITDKKIILTNRTKLEGGHYSGSEDERIKILADNAHLVEYTDVELSTSDELIKKVVNSANKTIISYHNFKETPSIEFLEDIINKAYMFGDVAKVALKPNCMDDTYTIVKLLMRYDDFIGISMDSMGAYTRIIGPVMGAPVTYAAIDSKSAPGQLTINETSTMIKKLRGI
- the aroC gene encoding chorismate synthase translates to MAANTTGEIFKVTTFGLSHGVALGAIVDGCPAGLELSPQDIQDELDKRRPGTSKITTARNEKDQVEILSGIFEGKTDGTPIAAIVRNKDQRSKNYDNLRDNPRAGHGDLCWNQKFGNYNYNGGGRGSGRITIGHTIGGAVSKKLLANYGITTTAHVTQIHNIKNTNKYTLNEIKANITKNNVRCADLEVAKQMEDEILKLKQEGNSTGGIVEIIIDGLPLGLGQPVFDKIDGDLAKALMNIGAVKGVEIGVGFECATLTGRQMNDEIYLDGDMIKTRTNNAGGVLGGMTTGMPLILKIAVKPTPSVSGIQNTVNLKDMQPTQIEIEGRHDPCICPRVTTVAEAACNMTIADHMIRAGFIHPDKI